The Chitinophaga parva genomic sequence GATCCTGCACAGCAAGCCGCCACCTACCAGCAATTGCTCGAACGGACCGGCCAGCACCCGGCTATCCGCATGGTGCCCCACAGGAACTGGAAACGGACGATCCGCGTAGCGGCTGCCGTGTTATTGATCGGTGGCGGATCGCTTGGACTATGGAAGCTGCTTGACTATCGGCATACTAATAATATGGTAGCAAAGGCCCCTGTATACGCCCCTGCTGCAATGGACACTTTGTTTAACCAGGAAAGCCATGTGGTAAACCAGCTTTTTCCGGATGGGAGCGAAGTGGCGCTGGAACCGGGAAGTTATGTCAGTTACCAGCGCGACTTTATACACAACAAGAAAGTTTACCTGGAAGGCGCTGCTACGTTTACCGTAAAGAACGATCCGGTGCATCCATTCTCTGTGGTAGCAGGGCCACTGGAAGTAAGGGACCTGGGCACCATCTTTTACATCCATGACCAACCGGGAACGGTAAACGTGAAATTGTTAAAAGGTAAGGTGCTGATCCATTCCCTTAAAGCGCATCCGGGTACTTTGCATGACGATGTGGTGATGCAACCAGGCCAGCTTTTCAGCATGGATAAGCTGCATGAAACCTTTGTTATCACGGAGCTGGAAAAGGCCACTAAGCCAGCAGGACCGCAGCCTGCGCGTAAAGCCAGCTACAACCTGGATTTCCAGAATGCCAGCCTCGCCAGCGTATTCAAAACACTGGAAGGACGGTTTGGTAAAAAAATCATTTATAAGTCCGACGCTATCAACGACAAATTATTTACCGGTAACCTGGCCAACCAGCCGAACATTGAGCATGCTATTAAACTGATCTGTATATCCAATAATCTCCAGTTTGAAATCCAGGGAGATGCGATCATCATTCACTAATTAAAAAATTCATAACGGAAAATGAAATTCCTGCATTCAGCGGGCAGACCGCCTATTGCTATTATTCAAGGAAAAGCAACTAAAAAGACAGGACTCCGTGCCGGTGCTTTTATGTGTTTGCTGTTTGGCTTATTCGTTGTGCCGGCGCAGGCCCAGCGGAAAACGGGCAAGCTTAAAGGGATCGTGACCAGTGAAGCTGGTAAATACCTCCCCGGTATAAACGTGGATGTACGGAATGGCAACGGCCATGTGGTAGTGTCCACGGCGTCCGACAGCCTGGGTATTTTCGAGGTGAATAACCTGTACCAGGATTCTTTGTACACCCTGGATTTTACAGCGTTGGGTTACAAACCCAATGAAATGAGGAATGTGCTGATCAAAGCCGGCGGGTCTTCTGTATTGGTACAGATGATCGCCCGGGATACCGCTACAGGCCTGAACGCCGTAGTGGTGGTGGGTTATGGCAAGCAAAGGAAAATAACCCTTACCGGCGCGCAGTCCACTGTCAATGCGGAAGAACTGAAATACCCGGTGGCTAACCTCAGTACCATGCTGGCCGGGCGTGTGTCCGGGTTGGTAGGCGTACAGCGTTCCGGCCTGCCGGGCAGCAATGCCGCTGATATCTGGATCCGTGGTATTTCCACGTTTGGTACCGGTAACGACTCCCATCCACTGATCATTGTAGACGGGGTGAAGGGCCGCAGCCTGGATGATCTTGTGGCAGAGGACATCGCGTCTTTTACCATCCTGAAAGACGCATCTGCCACCGCGGTGTATGGTGCGGAAGGTGCCAACGGTGTTATCATCATCACTACCAAAAGGGGAAAGCCGGGCAAGCGAACGCTGATGGCCAATTACATGGAAGGGGTCACCTCCTTTACCAAGTTGCCCAAGATGGCGGATGCAAGTACGTATATGAAACTGAGAAACGAAGCGATGGCCGCTTCCAGCCTGCAACCGGCCTATTCACAGGATTACATAGACAGTACACTTGCTCCGGGTGCTGATCACAACGTGTACCCGAACGTAGACTGGATGAAATCCATCCTGAACAAGATTGCCCACAACCGCACGCTTAACATCAGTGCTACGGGTGGCTCGGAAAATACACAATACTATACGTCTGTTTCCTACTACGAGGAATCATCGTTGCTGAAATCAGACGGCCTGCAGAATTATGATGCAGCCACCAAGTATAAGCGCTATAATTTTGTTTCGAACGTGGATATGAACTGGACCAAGACCACCACATTCCACCTGGGCCTTAATGGGTTTGTGGCTGAATTTAACCAGCCGGGCAGTGGCGCTACTTCTGCTTTTACAGACGCCATGCGGGCCAATCCTGTAATGTATCCCAAGATGTACCCGGGTAACCTGGTATCGGGCATTGCAGAGGGGACCACACCCTCACCCAACCCATATGCGGATATTACACAAAGCGGCTACCAGAACAGTTTTGAATCCAGGATCTCCAGCACGGTAGGGCTGGACCAGGACCTGGGGTTTATTACAAAAGGGTTGTCTGTCAATGGCCTCTTTGCTTTTGACGTGGACAACACCAATACACAAAAACGGCTGCAGTCGCGCAGCATTTATTACCTCAACCAGGGCATACCTTACAAGGATGATGGCTCGTTGAACCTGCAGCAGGTATTGCTGCGCTCTGACGCATTGGTGTATTCACAGGCGAACGACCAGTCCCGCAATTTCAGCCTGCAAGGGCAATTGGGGTACGTGCGTTCTTTTGGCTTGCATAATGTAAGCGGTACTATCGTTTATAACCAGCGCAGCATCCCCGACCCCACGGCTACTACCTACACCGATGCGATCCCCGTGCGCACCCAGAACTACGCGGGCAGGGTTACCTATTCTTATGACGACCGGTACCTGGCGGAATTTGACGGCGGCTTTACCGGGTCACAGGTGTTTTCACCGGAGAACCGGTACGGGTTTTTCCCTTCCTTCAGCGGTGGCTGGGTGCTGTCGCGGGAAGCCTTCTTCCAGCCTTTAACGCAGGTGCTTAATTTCTTCAAGGTCCGCTATTCCAACGGCTATTCCGGCGCTATTGGCGGTACCCGCTTTGACTACCTCACCACCATCACCACCGGCGCCAATGGGATAACGTTTGGTACGCCGAGCAACAACAGCGGCTCCAGTTATACCAGCGCTATCAACATCAGCCACTATGGCGCTAATGTAAGATGGGCCAAATCGCACGACCAGGATGTGGGCCTTGAACTGAAGACCCTGAACAATAAATTGTCATTGACGGTGGACTGGTTCAGCAAATACAGGACCGGCGTATTCCTTACCAGGGCTAATTTCCCGGGTTTTGCGGGCCTGCAGTACAATCCTGATGGCAACTATGGTGTAACGATCAACAAGGGCATTGACGGAACCTTGGAACTGGCGCCCATGGAGATTGCCCGTAAACTGAACTTTTCCATGAGAGCCACCTTTTCTTACAACAAGGATAAGCTGCTGGAAAACGGCGCTGCTCCCTACGAAGCGCCTTACCTGGATCCGAGGGGCCAGAACATCAATGCCAGCCAGGGTTATATTGCAGAAGGCATCTTCCAGTCGAAGGCAGCAATTGATAACCATGCCGATCAATCCGGCATAGGCGGCACGCCCCGCATCGGCGACCTGCAATACCGCGACCTGAATGGCGATGGCGTGGTGAATGCCTATGACCAGACAACGATCAATACAGGAGATGTGCCCAGGATCACCGTGGGCATGGGTTTTAACTTTAACTATTCCAACTTTTACCTGAGCGCCTTTTTCCAGGCCCTCCAGGGCGCCAGGCGCATGCTGTCCGGCATTGCCCGCTCGCCCTTTGCCGGTGGGGTAGACAACAACCTGCTTGCCAACGCGGAAGACCGCTGGACGGAAGATAACCATGCTACACACCCATTTTACCCACGGCTGGGTTATGGCGCTTCACCGAATGCCAATAACAACGTGAACAGCACCTGGTGGGTAAAGGATATTTCCGTGGTGCGCTTTAAAACACTGGACATGGGTTACAATCTTCCCAAGGGCAAGGTATTTAAAAAATTAGGCGTCCAGGATGCGCGCTTTTATTTCACCGCGATCAACCTGTTTTATTGGAGCCCTTTCAAACTCTGGGACCCTGAGCTGAATACCGGTACCGGCGACAGCTATCCTAACACCAGAAATTTCTCCATCGGTTTCCAGGCACACTTCTAAAATGATCATCATGAACATAAAAAATTATTTCCTGTCCGCTTTTGCAGGCCTGTTTTTCTTGCTGGCCCTGGGCTCCTGCAAAAAGTTCCTGAACGACATTCCGAACGATTCCCTACCAGCAGATTCTATCTTTGCCAACCTTGCCAACGTAAACGATTACCTGGCGCAGGTATATGCCAATATTCCCGATCCGTACGTGAACAACCGGACGGGCAATGCAGGACGGTGCGGCTATTTCAACTACATCTGCGATGATGCCAACTATTTCTCCCATCCGGAATTTACATCCACGAACTTTATGTTCAGCACCCTTTCGCCATCGTTCACTACGTTTGAGTACCTGTGGCCGGA encodes the following:
- a CDS encoding FecR family protein; the encoded protein is MLSTAEIEKLLQSLQEATSPQEKQRILDLLSAHESALLQHLETEFQSATGMPAADPAQQAATYQQLLERTGQHPAIRMVPHRNWKRTIRVAAAVLLIGGGSLGLWKLLDYRHTNNMVAKAPVYAPAAMDTLFNQESHVVNQLFPDGSEVALEPGSYVSYQRDFIHNKKVYLEGAATFTVKNDPVHPFSVVAGPLEVRDLGTIFYIHDQPGTVNVKLLKGKVLIHSLKAHPGTLHDDVVMQPGQLFSMDKLHETFVITELEKATKPAGPQPARKASYNLDFQNASLASVFKTLEGRFGKKIIYKSDAINDKLFTGNLANQPNIEHAIKLICISNNLQFEIQGDAIIIH
- a CDS encoding SusC/RagA family TonB-linked outer membrane protein; this encodes MCLLFGLFVVPAQAQRKTGKLKGIVTSEAGKYLPGINVDVRNGNGHVVVSTASDSLGIFEVNNLYQDSLYTLDFTALGYKPNEMRNVLIKAGGSSVLVQMIARDTATGLNAVVVVGYGKQRKITLTGAQSTVNAEELKYPVANLSTMLAGRVSGLVGVQRSGLPGSNAADIWIRGISTFGTGNDSHPLIIVDGVKGRSLDDLVAEDIASFTILKDASATAVYGAEGANGVIIITTKRGKPGKRTLMANYMEGVTSFTKLPKMADASTYMKLRNEAMAASSLQPAYSQDYIDSTLAPGADHNVYPNVDWMKSILNKIAHNRTLNISATGGSENTQYYTSVSYYEESSLLKSDGLQNYDAATKYKRYNFVSNVDMNWTKTTTFHLGLNGFVAEFNQPGSGATSAFTDAMRANPVMYPKMYPGNLVSGIAEGTTPSPNPYADITQSGYQNSFESRISSTVGLDQDLGFITKGLSVNGLFAFDVDNTNTQKRLQSRSIYYLNQGIPYKDDGSLNLQQVLLRSDALVYSQANDQSRNFSLQGQLGYVRSFGLHNVSGTIVYNQRSIPDPTATTYTDAIPVRTQNYAGRVTYSYDDRYLAEFDGGFTGSQVFSPENRYGFFPSFSGGWVLSREAFFQPLTQVLNFFKVRYSNGYSGAIGGTRFDYLTTITTGANGITFGTPSNNSGSSYTSAINISHYGANVRWAKSHDQDVGLELKTLNNKLSLTVDWFSKYRTGVFLTRANFPGFAGLQYNPDGNYGVTINKGIDGTLELAPMEIARKLNFSMRATFSYNKDKLLENGAAPYEAPYLDPRGQNINASQGYIAEGIFQSKAAIDNHADQSGIGGTPRIGDLQYRDLNGDGVVNAYDQTTINTGDVPRITVGMGFNFNYSNFYLSAFFQALQGARRMLSGIARSPFAGGVDNNLLANAEDRWTEDNHATHPFYPRLGYGASPNANNNVNSTWWVKDISVVRFKTLDMGYNLPKGKVFKKLGVQDARFYFTAINLFYWSPFKLWDPELNTGTGDSYPNTRNFSIGFQAHF